The Fusarium poae strain DAOMC 252244 chromosome 2, whole genome shotgun sequence nucleotide sequence CAGATAATGTGGCAGACCGCGTAGCGCAACAAGTCAGTGATGGTATTAGAAAAGACGTGAGACGGGAGATCAAAGGTATGTCCCTTGTGTCATTTGGTTTACAAGATACTAATACTAGCTGTTTAGCTGTCACAACACTCGACGGGATAGAGAAACGAGCATGGATGTTACTTCAAGCTGCTGGTATATATCTCTTCGCCATCTTAGATACAGCACAACTGACAATTTTGAACAGGGTTTCTCGATATAGAGAAATTGATTGAACATCGCCCATCTCCTGAGAGATTTGGGTTTTCGAAGAGGCCAGCCATTCCTCAGCGTAAGTCTCAACTCGTGTAGTATACGATTCCCGCTCCCTGCTAATGACGACGCAGTTGCACTCTCAAATGTCGATAGTGATGGCATGCCCAACTTTGAGCCACTTCGTTGTATGCAAAAACAATGCAAGAAAGTTGTCAGAGGGAGTATGTTTGTCCACGACAAACCTGACTCCGACCCCGGTATTATATGCGAAGAATGCTACCAAAGCCATTACTACGGCAGAGAAGAATACACTAAGACTTACAAACACTGTATACTCACTGAAAGCATCACTCCTGAGATGAGCAGAAAGATCTGCAGCTGTCTTGGACTCCATCAAGATGACACTGGGGGTAAACCCGAGAGTCTATTTCCTATCGACGACCCAAATCGACATAAGAATACTGGCATTGGGGGAGGAGAAACATGCAAGCTACTCCAACTTGGCAACACCATTGCTCTTGCAAAGTATCAGGGACTCCTGGACAGTGTAGGAGCTAAGCCGCGAACTCTGAGAGACACCGAAAAGGCTGCTATAAAGGCACAAGGTTATGGAAAAAAGAATTTCTTCGTCTGGCCTCAACATTCCGCGGCAAAGACAGAGCCAGGTGATAGCGATttcgaggaagaggaagagctGAGACAAAAACCTGAAGCTCAAGGTAGCAGTCGGCGTCTCAAAGCTTTCAAGACTGGTTCGTATGGGAGTGGTGTCACCGTGGCTGAAGAAGCCGCTGCAGATACAGACATGCCGCTGTTCTTCAGAGGATATACCGAAAAGCACCCCTATGGGAATGTTCATATGGCTCTCAGAGTTGGCCCTATTGTCATCGAGAATGGAGTTTCTCAGTAAGTAACCACCCAGCATGACTGTCCTTATGAACAATAACTCACATGCTATTCTCAGTACCAAAGGTGGAGCTCTCATTTCTTTGAGAGACATGCCCGTGTTCCAAGAGCGCTTTCATCTTCAGACAATGCCTGAGCGAGAGTTAGCGATCGGTAGTGGTTCTGATCGTCTTCTTTGGCAGCGAAAAAGACAATCTACAGACCGCAAGAGATACAAGGCTGTCATGAAACAAGTTGTCGGCGTGCCTTTCAGTGGAAGTGATACTCTTCCTCACGATCAGGAGCTCTCGGTCGTCTATGACCTTTTAGCTGCTTGCGAGCAACCATTCGACGACTCCAGTTTATCTGCATCCGACAAGAGCAAACTCCTAAACTCCGCACTCGaaccagccttggagaaACTCAAGGTTCTTCTTGGCTCTAGGTTAAAAGTCTATCTCGGCAGTATTTCTCAGCGTCTGTTAGATGAGAGCGTCAGATTGACGTGGAGTGCGACAAGCAACAACTGCCAGACATTCTGTACTTCTCTCATCGATAAGAGCATATTTGGGCCTCTTGTCAACGGAGAAGCTTCCGGTTCATCTAAAGGTGCTCTTCCTCTGTATACCATGAGCTTTGTGTGTCCAGACGATGGCTACAAAAAGTCGCGAGGTGTACGAACGAAGTTCGATGTCCCATTCGGACTCACTGAAGAATATCTTCTTCGCTTCCACTTTGGACGCCACGACGAATCCGATATCATCGATACTTGCCAAGAGTACTGGTATGACTGGGGTGCTTTTGGCAGTACGCTATACAAGTACCAGGACTTGTATCCATGGGACTGTACAGAGGCATATGGGAGATATCCAATCAAGTGTGGCGATTGTAACCTTGCCAAGCACATCTGGGCATTCCCATTCGATTCTTGGTCTATATCCTCTCACCATTTATCACGAGATCGTTACATGTATGCACCAGCACTGACCGATAACACCTTGACTGCCGTCGGCCAGGATACTACGCCAAGTTCGTGGATACGCAACAGACTTACTATCCTGTCAGCAATGTCTACTCTTCACCGAGCTGCCACAGCCATGGCGCACTCGCTCAAGTTCCAAAAAGCCACTGCATGGCTTCACAAGGACCCTTCACACACTCTGCTGGACCCGTCATTGTCAAGAGTCAAGCTTGGTGGGATACACCGTGCTCAACCGTGTAGTCACTACTTCGAAGCGGGTGTCTACAGCCATTACTTCATCGCTCCATGGGCACCACTTACACGGCGTCAGCAAGTCGAAGCCTATGAACGACAACGCGACGGCCGTGCCAACCTGCCCGACATACCAAGTGCATCCAGAAAGCGCCGGTTCGCTCGTCACACAGAATCTTCAGAGACCTACTATCTAGACTTTCATGGCCAGACAACCATCCTCCCGATCGACGACACAACTCGTAATGATCCATCCTGTCACCACCACGTATGGATGCATAAAGTAGACGGCTGCCAAAGCGACTCCCACTTCGCCCCCACCTCGGAGGCACCCGGTCATATATGTGCAAGCGGGTGTGGGAGTTCAACGCGCAACGCGGCCGAGTGTGCCAGTGGAGAGACCATCAGGGCCGCAGAGATGgccactgctgctgctgaagcaAGTGCTTCGCGTTCAAGTTGCGGAGGGGGTGGTTCCAGTTGCGGAGGAGGTTCAAGTTGTGGTGGAGGTTCGAGTTGTGGTGGAGGAGGGGGTGGATGTGGAAGTTCAGGTTAAGTCATGTACTGCACTGCTATGTAACTTTTATTCCATCGTTATGACTACCATGTTTCCTTTGTCAGATATTATGTAGCGTTATTTATTTGTCGTGGTGGTAACTTCAAGTCAAAGTCTTACTTTTTCGTGCTTCTACGCCATGCAAGGCATGTCACTCGGCATTGTTTAATCGCTATCTACACATGCAGTGCTCTTCGAATGTACTAAACTCCAACGGCTCTTCTAGCACTCTCTGTTAGTTAGTTGCCCACTTTCCGGGCCTCCTCCCATAGAGCCGAATGCTGGATCTCTCCGCTATGTGGGTTCCCTGGCTTTTACAATGCATGTTGAACTCACTAGTTAGCTGTGAAAACTCCAAACTTCTTTGTCCTTTGTGAAAACTTCCATCGAAAGAAGTGGATGATTGCACGATTCATGGTTCAGCGGGAGATCCGCTTGTCAGTCCGTCTATAGACTCACAAATCCACAAATTGTAGCACTGGCTTTGCTATCTCTTGTGACCTTCGCCACTATTTGGGACTTGTGCTGTCCCACCACGGCCCGAGTTGTATTTGAATACAACTACTGCTAGGGCTTGAcacatggcatggcatgttGGATCCGCGGCACCATGGGTACAACTAGTGTTCTGTCAGTCGGTCAATCGGGCGTTAGATGCTGATTTTGAGCGATTTACAAAGTTTTCCTTGAAATCTCTGTGTTGACTTTATTCTGCTATGTAAATTCACCACATGTGGAAAGTGTTTTTATCTTGTGTCGATGCATGAAGCTACTGCAATACGACACAACAGCAGCTCAACAAACTTGATTGAGATGACCTATCTTTTGAGAAAATATAGGTACCAACAGAAATCACAAGCTCTCTCATGATGCATACACTTTAAAGGCTATCCACCTGTCTTGTTACCCTCTATCTCAACTTTTCATATCCACCCTTTCCGACTTGGTTAGTGAGACTCTCAAGTACGAGTAGCATTTGTGAGTCAACAAGATCCACGACAGACGGTGACGAAAACAGTAAAGTCACACAAGACATGTGATGAGTTGAGAAGAGACTTCTCATTGAAAGCCAAGAACACTGTATATTACTAcagtgtcttgtcttgtctagtctagtctgtAGGGTAGGGCAGGGCTCTCTGGTAATCTCCACCTTTTACTGTGGATGTGCTGTGCCTTGATGCTGTGATCTGCCAGGCACAAACTGCAGACTAGTCAGGGCACATAAATCTCTGATTGGCCTCTGGTTCAGGTACCTGACAACCGTTGAGAGGCAAAAGCAGCCCAGTGCAGACGTACAGGGCCAAGGCCAAACTTTATGCCTCATAAACTACCACCACAATTGAGTCATTGGTGGCAATTCAATTCAAAGCTTGCAGTACAAACGCACATGGCTTTTCAACGGATTGTTGCGGCCCGCTACCGAGGAATGAAAAGTAAAGAGCCTTTTGACATGGAAGTTTGTGCAACACTCTTTTTCAACCACCTTTGTCATACCAGAGCTATTCTCGTGAACAACCAATTTAAACATATTAGTGTCTCAACTTGCTTTTTCCCAGTATACCGCGGAACTTTCGGGAGAGAAACAAATTCCCACACGGTTTGCGTGGGCGGAAGACTAGCCCCTTTCATGAAACAAGCCCAACCTGCATTAGTCTATAACTCGTGGGAAGCTGAGGACCTATTGTGAAAAGGCTGGTTGTCATGTCTCCATCCAGAGAACGCACCAAGAactggaaaagaaaagaagcctATGCCAGGGAGTGAAGAGATTTCAGGTACGGCGATGATCGTTTGCTGGAAGTAGGAGGCTTTTAGTGTAACTCCACATGTAGTTTATTTCATCCCAGACTTTGCACTCCCGAGACTTGAAATCTTTTCAAGCTTGTACCGATCATGATGAATTTCAGATGCGAGGCTTGGCAGACCGGGTTGGTCCAGGTAATTATCGAGCCAATCCTGCGGATGCAGTCTGGGGACAACTGGGGGATCGACATGCCAATTAATCTATCTGAGGCATCACCCAGAAACATTGAAGGTTCAACAGATATCACTGTAATCACGATAACATCGGCATAGGAAATGAAGAAGAATATAtcataaaatatataatttagaAGAGGTAAAGATCCCAAAAACAGTATCCAGAATTGCTATGGATAACAGTTAAATTCCGCGCACCGTAAACACCAGGTATAGATAGAATAAGCCCAATTCTATAAAATCAAGTTTACGCAAAGACAAGCCAAGATTCATGGCATAACTTAGCCCTGGTAGTCGATGTCGACGGTGAGGCGGACCAACTTGTCGTTGATGTTCAGACCGATACCATCCTCAGCCTCCATACCGCCGAGGTAGGCGTTGGTACCAGTGCCACCGGGGTTGATGGTGGAGCAGGTGTTGTGACCGCAGACTCGGAGACCGGGGATGTCGAGCTTCTCCTTAGCGGAGACAAGGCAAGAAGCATCGGCACCGGACCAACCACCGTTGCGCTCACTGCCGAAGTCAAACTCGAGCCAGGTACCGGCAACGAGAccgttgttggtggtgggGACCTCCTTGGAGGAGCAGGCGCAACCACCCTGAGAGTCCTCGTCGAAGGCAACGACCTGGGAGCTCTTGGCACAGACAGTGAAGTGCAGGGGAATGTTCTTGGCGAAGAAACCGTCGATCTTGCCCAGGGGACCGATCTTGTTCCAGCAAGCACACTCCTTGTCCTCATCGTGGGAGTTCTTGAAGGTGGTGGTGTAGGTGTACTTGTCAGCGACGGCGGAGTCGACAGTCATCATGTTGCAGCCGTAGTCGCCAGCAACACCAGTGTTACCGGTAGCAGCAATGTCCTCAAGAGTGGCAcgcttggccttcttgccACCACAGAAAGGCTTGAAGCCGGAGCCGGAGCTGtgcttcttgcccttgttgagcttgggaATATCGGGAGTCCAGGGACCGGCGGCAGCGGACTTGGGGACGGCCTCCTCAGGCTGAGAGGGAACGGAAACAGGAGCCTCAGGAACAGCGGTAGCAGgggcggcagcagcagtgACAACGTGAGTCTCGTAGACAGTGACGGGTTGGTTGGCGACGATGAAGTCGCGCTTGGCGTGAGCACGCTGGTGAGCGTGGCCGCTAGGGTGAGCAGAGGCACCGATGGCGGCGGCCAGGAGAACGGCGGAAGAGGAGAACTTCATCTTGTATGTTTTTCGAAAAAGACGTTACTTTTGGGGTATTTTCGGAATTCTTTGGTTTGCCTTTAAAAGGACTGTGTTGCAAGTTGGCTTAAGAGAATGTTGGTAACGCGTAGCGTTGTTGAAGGAGTGACTAGAAGGCAAGGCCGTGATCCAAAGATTGAAGAGTGAGGGATAGAAGGAGAGACAAACGAGGGAGGAAGTCGAGATTATAAGGTGAGCAAGGGGGTGTGCGTGTGTGTGTCTTGATTCCCCTTTGACCACTACTGGGTGGTGTGTGCCTCGACGCCATGTCTCTCTCATCTCGTTCATCCGTCCACATTTCTCAGATTGGCACGCCCCTGTACAGCCCTCAGGGGGTACAAAAGTGCAGCCAATACATCGCCACCAAGGATACTCATATAAGTAAGTATTtctctatattatattaaataaaaataaaaatactatattattccTCTTTCTTAGGtctattattactttatagtattttttactttatataaatattattaggATAATcattttaatagtaaaatatatagttacaAAATAAAAGTGGAAATTCACATTTGATACCCCTGCGGGCTGTACTCGTCTTTCCCCAAGGATGTTGAACAAATCCTTGCTTCAGTTCCCACATCGCTTTTCCCTTTGATCCGCCAGACCAGAAGGTGCACTGTTGGCGGTGGAGCTGGGATCACCAGGAAAGCAACGCTTGCACACCGACGCCAACGCCAATGCAGAAATGACGCTAATCCGACTTGCGATGCCATGGCCCACCACCCTGAGAGTCCAAAATCAAGCTCTGCTTCCGACAGGTCCCAGGGGTAAGGGCTCTCATCCCTGTCAGGTACAGAGTCCGCTTGATTGGCCAATTCTGCCCTGCATCAATTCTCATGCCGAAATAGTCAATTCCCTTCTTACTACACTGTAACCCCCTGGTGGGTTGGATCGCTGGCCGCGTCAGCAGGCTCTGTTCTTCCAGGTTGCTGCAAAGAAAGGTAAACAGTCTAACAGTAAAAAACAGGGCCACTGGTTCCAGCGGTCGACTAGACCAGAAAAGGGCTGGACAAGGGAACAAAATTGGCGATCGTTGATCATGTCCAGATTTTGGGCTGTTGTTGAATGTTGATGATGCCCTGTTTCTGCACGACGAAATTGTTCATCTCCAAAAATGACATGTACGCAAAAGCTGCAGAAACAGTTGCAGTTTCTGAAGATGGACAGGCTTGGAACAATATCTATGCTGGAATAGGGCCTCGGAAAGCAGTATGCGGCCACTATTCCCTTCTCCCCGAATAATACATTTTTGTGCCGACCTGCATTTGGCCTGCatttgcttgcttgcttacTCCGTAAAATATATATTGCTCACTACGTCTTGGAGCCTGACTGGCGAATGGCTAGATTGTTGTCTGTCGTGGCATGCCATGATCAATGCGGTGAATCGATGCTTGAATACGTGGACCCATAGCGCGCGACGTGGGGAACTCACCCGATGAGTACCTGAATGCTGTGTGCTGTGAATCGCTGCCACGATGTTTACGACAGCATGTATACGTATGCGTGAGTATCCGTACGTGctgtaggtatgtatgtagcCTGTATCATCAACCGCTGTGGCAGCGGATCGTTTAATCGTACCCAAAAGCTTCTTTGTTCAAGGTCCGATTCGCTAAAGACTAAAGAGGCGGCGCCCTCTTTCTCACCGTTCGACCCGTTGCTGGTGTGTTTCGTAGTTGATAGCGTTCTCTTCCCAGACGACGCTTCACGCCGCAACCGCCTCCTTTCCAAACAATGCTGTAAACAAAGGAGCTGGTGAGCGTTTAGTGCTGATCTGACGCGGTCATGTCAAATTAGACACTCTCGCTTCCCGGGTTGGAATGAGGCCGGTCACAGACCGTCGACGATGGCATGGTCCCTGGGGGCTGTGGAAATGAGACAATCCAGCCACTCATGTTGTAGGGGAGGCTTCTGTTCTGACTCAAGCGATCCGCTCCTGACCAGATGAATCTAGGAGTAGCAGGCGGTGACATCCGGCAGATCAGACCAAGACACCAGATGAACCATCATCGAAAAGATAATAATGTCACTCTCAATGGAACAAAGGAATGTCTGTGTACCTATGAACAAAGAAATCACAAAACACCGGGTCCGGTTGGTTCCGGTGATGTAGCGAAAATCGTAGAGATTCTTCACTTGCTCTGACGAGTCCTATTCAACAACCTCGTAGAGCCCTTGATAGGTTGATGAGGAAAGTGAATAAGCACCCcggcaacaacaataacaagGGTCTAGAAGGCCTGGGGGGTCGCAGTCGTATACACTCGGCTTTAACAGCTGGATCGAGATTACCCATGTCTTCCTAATGTTCTATTGATCCTTCTTTCAGACAATTCAGGAGGCAGCCATAAACATTCGAGCCTAGATCGACAGTTAGTCAACAACCGCGACTTATCGCAGCATTTTCTTCGATTTAGCATGTCTCATCTCGACAAAGACACACCATTCGTCATTCACTCTAGAACCAAGGACAAAACCTGCTTTGAGCCATTATTCAACATCAAGTGTTAAACAACATGTCAACAAAGTCCCTCCCGTTATTACAACCTGATTCTTCTTGATACAAATATCACTAGTATTATGATCATGGATGGTCACTGGTGTTATTAGTGATGAAGATGTGGAGACTCTCCGCTTCCAGGTTGCTATTTCTGGCTCCACGCAACCCCCAGCTTATATCTGTATGGAGATGGATGGTCGTCGAGATAACCTTTCAGGGTCTGTGATGAGCGAGATTGGGCAATAGAAGATGGGTGTGTTTCGCACATCCAAGAAAGGGGCGAGACGAATAGCAAGGCAAATCGCTTTCCCGTGTCTAACAAATTTAGAGTAGATCTTCCGATTCTTATTTCGCTTGCTCGATCATGCCACGGTGGAAACCATTGAATGAGGCTTCGAAATTAGCAGTGAAATAATTTATGGTTGGTCTTTAGGGGGTGTCAAGCAACTGCATACATATTGTCACTCCTCAACTGGGTATAGGGTGTTCGTTAGAGCTTTGTTGTAACGGACAACTATGAATCCTCAAGCCACGTCTATGAGTGAGTGAGCGTTGGCAACAAGTGGTGTCTCTattgatcttcttcatccatcgcCCAAGTTGGACGCGGTCGAGATAAACGCCAGACTGAAAACGATAATTACTAGGTAGGCCACGATCCGCCACGATGGAGAGCGATTAGGCATATCATGACTAGATAATATTTCAACGCTAGCTAGTTATAAAAGTGGCCTATTTTTGCTTCGATCAAGTTCTAAAGTCCTGGAAAGGCAAGCTGACGCTCGATTGCATAATCACATTTCAACAAACAGAACGCAGGATTGCATTAGAAGTAGCTTCTCATGGCATCTTCGTAGCCAGTGCCACCCTTTAAATCCTGACCAAATTTCGCATGGACATCAAGAACTTGTTTGATGTGGCGAATGCTGAGAGCCTCTCCCTTGTTAACGGCAAGGTCCTGAGCCGAGCCCACCACGTTCTTGATTTCGCGTCCATTGAGGTCTTGTTTCGAAAGCGCAGTCAGGTCGTCCTCTGTCAATGGCTCCACCTTCAGTTTACCCAGCTTCTGAACGCGGTCCAGGAACATCTTGAAAATGGTTCGCTTTGCTTTGGGGTCGAGGTTGTCATACCGTAAAGCGATGTGGATTCGAGACTGGAACGCTTCATCGAATGTCTAAAACACTTCCGGATTAGTATTTATACCTTCTTAATGGCTGGAAAGTTTCAGATACGCACCTCTACCCGATTGGTTGTGAGGAACAGTATTCCTTGGAAGTATTCCAATTGCCGAAGGAAAATGCTCACGAGAGCGTTCCGATGGATATCATGCATGTTGCGCTTTTCTAGAAACACATCCGCCTCGTCTAACAAGAGAATTGCGCCCCAGGCATGACAAATGTCCAAGATCTTCTGCAACTCTGCCTCGAGAAATCGCGAGTCTGTCCCCAGTTCGCCAGCTGACGCCATATACAGCGGGCATTGGAGCAGCTCGCCAATACCCTCAGCAGTAAGTGTCTTGCCTGTTCCAGGAGGCCCGTGTAAAACAGCTGCTTGAGTTTTAGCTTCTGCGCCATTGAGGATTGTTTGTTCAACTTACTGACAAGGCCCTTTCCTTTGCCCTGGATAACATCATCGATGGTGTTGGCTGCATGGTACTTACGAGACTTGACGAGAGCTTTGATCAAGTCCTTGGTACCATCTTCAAGGACCAGAGAATCCCAAGCCTTTTCGTTCCATTTGATGTCGCTTGCACCAGAGACAGCTAGCTCAAGCCATTGCTTTTCTGAAAAAGCGAATCCAAGCACCACAGGCGAGGCAATAAGGTATTCTTCGTCAGTGAATTCGGGAATATCCTTTTTCTCATCATCTTTGCCACTGCCTTCGctctcatcttcctcatcttctttcttggaAGGTAGCTTGTCAAGTTCAGCTTCTGGTTCATCTTCAATCTCGCTTCTAGGGAATTTGACCATCCGTACCTCACCGTCAGAGTCCTTGTACACTTTGGTAAACCATTTGACCTTTTCCCCGTCTTCGGAATcagagcagcaacagcaattATCTGAATCTGAGTCAGAATCTTCCTCGTCGGAAAGAATATCGGGATCCTTAGGCTTGACGGTTGAGACGCTGTAGTTGGGGTTGATTCTTCGGAAGATAGTTGGATCAATCATGACCCGACTAGGCTGGATGTTGAACTTCATCACCTGGCCTTTTTTACGTTTCAGGAAAGCAATGCCCTGATAGCTCCTGTAGTGAACACCACTCAGAGATACGAACTTTTTGCCTCGCTCGATCAAGTCACGGCGAAGCTTTTCCTCATTCTGGTGATACTGTAGCGGGTAACATGAGAGGCTGGTGATTTTCTTGGCCCCCTGGAATTCTTCCATTTCGACCGCCATGTTGCCGTAGCCAAAACGCTTCCCATCAAATTCAAAGTATTTACCATCCACGTAGTAAAACTCGCCTTTCATGATGCTGCGATGTAGCTGTGCCACCTCGACCTTGAAGACTCGTGGCTCCTGTGTACTTCCATACGTTGTCGTATAGGCCAGTGTGTTTGGCTTCCATAAGGCCCAGAGTAATTCGAATGTGATGAGTCCGCTTTTCAACATTGGGTATAGGCTTTCCTTTGTACGTTCGTAATCGTGATCGAGGTACTTAATAAGTACCTTCAACTGCTTTCTCTTGTCTTTGAGTCGCTCTTCGTTCTTCTTGCGAGCCTTTTTGGTCTCGCCAGCGGGCTTGGTTTTTCGAAGCGCCTTGAGATGATTGCGCATGTCTTCCAAATAACTAAAACGAGATTTAGTGGTGACATCACAAAGTGGCTGCATCATGTCGGCCAGAAACTTACAGGAATAGGAGGTTCGGACTGATTTTGGGAACCTCGTCCACGAGACTGATGCCCTCGACATTACCGATCACATCTTGCAAACATTCGCGAAGGAGCTTGCTCTTGATATCGACAATGGTTGCTCTATACTTGCCTTCCCAGTCAAAGGTTCGGCGAACGTGAAAGA carries:
- a CDS encoding hypothetical protein (SECRETED:SignalP(1-18)~BUSCO:51014at5125), whose amino-acid sequence is MKFSSSAVLLAAAIGASAHPSGHAHQRAHAKRDFIVANQPVTVYETHVVTAAAAPATAVPEAPVSVPSQPEEAVPKSAAAGPWTPDIPKLNKGKKHSSGSGFKPFCGGKKAKRATLEDIAATGNTGVAGDYGCNMMTVDSAVADKYTYTTTFKNSHDEDKECACWNKIGPLGKIDGFFAKNIPLHFTVCAKSSQVVAFDEDSQGGCACSSKEVPTTNNGLVAGTWLEFDFGSERNGGWSGADASCLVSAKEKLDIPGLRVCGHNTCSTINPGGTGTNAYLGGMEAEDGIGLNINDKLVRLTVDIDYQG
- a CDS encoding hypothetical protein (BUSCO:4029at5125) yields the protein MESKDSEIPSDRQSGQDSNQKPLQDESDTKNANEANTTSAAVASSESVKPTTKDDSSSKKNRREKKSKDRKVKPASEQEVVDGSGSSSGGAASDFDDEEPSTTAARSLKKRTEMKNKGKKKIRTGKPSSTKEKLAKKPTQKKKKKDKIPNTSSDSDSTTDTDDSSTSSDSESSSDDDSNSKSDKKTSKKDLKSQLKVLQLQFTQLQYQLAGSSNYASYGAAANPYSLQQIAYPVASQGAVANPYSLQQPTYQQAAYPTASQGAAAVTSAAVGRGMYYPHRGRPIPPGLQGTGLEGNATDDESSDAGKKKKKTSKEKKFKNLAFKRVDQVWDSNIHNYKLQDTADMENDGQYEDFIFHVRRTFDWEGKYRATIVDIKSKLLRECLQDVIGNVEGISLVDEVPKISPNLLFLYLEDMRNHLKALRKTKPAGETKKARKKNEERLKDKRKQLKVLIKYLDHDYERTKESLYPMLKSGLITFELLWALWKPNTLAYTTTYGSTQEPRVFKVEVAQLHRSIMKGEFYYVDGKYFEFDGKRFGYGNMAVEMEEFQGAKKITSLSCYPLQYHQNEEKLRRDLIERGKKFVSLSGVHYRSYQGIAFLKRKKGQVMKFNIQPSRVMIDPTIFRRINPNYSVSTVKPKDPDILSDEEDSDSDSDNCCCCSDSEDGEKVKWFTKVYKDSDGELPSKKEDEEDESEGSGKDDEKKDIPEFTDEEYLIASPVVLGFAFSEKQWLELAVSGASDIKWNEKAWDSLVLEDGTKDLIKALVKSRKYHAANTIDDVIQGKGKGLVTVLHGPPGTGKTLTAEGIGELLQCPLYMASAGELGTDSRFLEAELQKILDICHAWGAILLLDEADVFLEKRNMHDIHRNALVSIFLRQLEYFQGILFLTTNRVETFDEAFQSRIHIALRYDNLDPKAKRTIFKMFLDRVQKLGKLKVEPLTEDDLTALSKQDLNGREIKNVVGSAQDLAVNKGEALSIRHIKQVLDVHAKFGQDLKGGTGYEDAMRSYF